The following proteins are encoded in a genomic region of Sebastes fasciatus isolate fSebFas1 chromosome 12, fSebFas1.pri, whole genome shotgun sequence:
- the brd9 gene encoding bromodomain-containing protein 9 isoform X2, translating into MGKKHKKHKPEWRTVDDYEDKASEKPLKLVLKVGGSEVTELSGSGHDSSYYDDRSDHERERHKEKKKKKKKKSEKDKDKYVDDDERRRRKEEKRKKREREQNESEAGASTAANTGVPVEPFTLPKNISIGLEPEEKKKKKEREKDRERDRERERERERERDRERDREREREREREREREREREFELEPEEDEFHPDDKSDPDQQGDRPVRACRTQQESESTPRQQLLEHFLRQLQRKDPHGFFSFPVTDAIAPGYSMIIKHPMDFSTMKDKIRNNDYNTVTEFKADFKLMCDNAMVYNRPETVYYKAAKKLLHTGFKMMSKERLVALKRSMSFMQEMDYNQQAAILGDEDLTADIPAPEIIPTPVESAKKSKKQPAKDSEVISYLFEPEGNACSLTDSTAEEHVLALVEHSADEARDRINRYMPNSKMGYLRKEQDSSLLYTVVNQLDPEAEEETHKVDLSSLSNKLLPGLTTLGFKDDRRHKVTFLSSAYNTQTLQKNSVFPDLLPDEVDTLYTAYGDDTGVQCALSIQEFVKGCGNVTKDWVDRLLDKMTADDHTKAVSQIREKRNITLKPDETKSNICDMQMTDGTGLGESGSVLDFMSMKNYPDMSLDISMLNSLDKTVKKEPGNEEGQQHFDEADKLLQEFQEAQVDRVGSRPSSNLSSLSNASERDQHHLGSPSHLGVGDQSEMVHDPYEFLQSPEPESAANS; encoded by the exons aCTATGAGGACAAGGCTAGTGAGAAACCCCTGAAGCTTGTGCTGAAAGTTGGAGGCAGTGAGGTGACAGAGCTCTCTGGTTCGGGCCATGACTCCAGTTACTACGATGACAGATCAGACCATGAGCGAGAACGccacaaagagaaaaagaagaagaagaagaaaaagtctgaaaaggaTAAAGACAAATATGTGGATGATGACGAGAGAAGACGGCGGAAG gaggaaaagaggaagaagagagagcgagaacaGAATGAATCAGAGGCAGGAGCTTCTACTGCTGCCAACACTGGTGTGCCTGTTGAACCTTTCACGTTGCCAAAAAATATAAGTATCGGATTAGAG CcggaagagaagaaaaagaagaaagagcgAGAAAAAGATCGAGAAAGAGAtcgagaaagagagcgagaaagagagcgagaaagGGATCGAGAAAGAGATCGAGAAAGAGAGCGTgaaagagagcgagaaagagagcgagaaagagagcgagagttTGAGCTAGAGCCTGAAGAGGATGAGTTTCACCCCGATGACAAGTCGGATCCAGATCAGCAAGGAGACAGGCCGGTCCGAGCATGCAGGACACAACAAG AGAGTGAATCCACTCCTCGTCAACAACTGCTGGAGCACTTTCTTAGGCAGTTGCAGag GAAAGACCCCCATGGATTCTTCTCATTTCCAGTAACGGATGCAATTGCTCCTGGTTACTCAATGATCATCAAACATCCTATGGACTTCAGCACCATGAAAGACAAGATTAGAAACAATGACTACAACACGGTTACAGAATTTAAG GCGGATTTTAAACTGATGTGTGACAATGCCATGGTGTACAACCGACCGGAGACTGTCTATTACAAGGCTGCCAAGAAACTGCTCCATACAGGATTCAAGATGATGAGCAAG GAACGGCTGGTGGCTCTGAAACGCAGCATGTCTTTCATGCAGGAAATGGACTATAACCAGCAGGCAGCTATTCTGGGAGATGAAGACCTTACAGCGGATATACCTGCTCCAGAGATAATCCCCACCCCAGTGGAATCAGCTAAGAAATCCAAGAAACAACCAGCCAAAGACAGTGAAGTCATCAG TTACCTGTTTGAACCAGAGGGGAACGCGTGCAGCTTGACTGACAGTACAGCAGAGGAGCATGTCCTGGCACTCGTTGAGCATTCTGCAGATGAAGCTCGAGATCGGATCAACAGATACATGCCCAACTCCAAG ATGGGCTATTTGCGTAAAGAGCAAGACAGTTCTCTTCTATACACTGTTGTAAATCAGCTTGATCCTGAAGCAGAAG AGGAGACTCATAAAGTGGACCTTAGTTCTCTGTCAAATAAGCTTCTGCCTGGCTTAACAACCTTGGGTTTCAAAGATGACAGGAGACACAAAG TGACGTTCCTGAGCAGTGCCTACAACACTCAGACCCTTCAGAAGAACTCCGTCTTTCCAGACCTGCTACCTGATGAGGTGGACACGCTCTATACAGCCTATGGAGATGACACAGGGGTACAATGTGCTCTCAG CATACAGGAGTTTGTCAAGGGTTGCGGAAATGTCACGAAGGATTGGGTCGACAGGCTTCTGGACAAGATGACCGCAGACGATCACACTAAAGCTGTCAGTCAAATCCGAGAG AAAAGAAACATCACGCTAAAACCTGATGAAACCAAATCCAACATCTGTGACATGCAG ATGACAGACGGCACTGGCTTGGGAGAGAGTGGCTCAGTCCTGGACTTCATGTCAATGAAGAACTATCCTGATATGTCTCTGGATATATCCATGCTGAACTCATTAG ataaaacagtgaaaaagGAGCCGGGCAATGAGGAGGGCCAGCAGCACTTTGACGAAGCAGACAAACTCCTGCAGGAGTTCCAGGAGGCTCAGGTGGACAGAGTCGGCTCCAGACCCTCGTCCAACTTGTCCTCCCTCTCTAATGCCTCAGAGAGGGACCAGCACCACTTAG GGAGCCCGTCACACCTGGGCGTCGGGGACCAGTCTGAAATGGTTCATGATCCCTACGAGTTTCTGCAATCTCCAGAGCCAGAGAGCGCAGCCAACAGCTGA
- the brd9 gene encoding bromodomain-containing protein 9 isoform X3 codes for MGKKHKKHKPEWRTVDDYEDKASEKPLKLVLKVGGSEVTELSGSGHDSSYYDDRSDHERERHKEKKKKKKKKSEKDKDKYVDDDERRRRKEEKRKKREREQNESEAGASTAANTGVPVEPFTLPKNISIGLEPEEKKKKKEREKDRERDRERDREREREREREREREREREFELEPEEDEFHPDDKSDPDQQGDRPVRACRTQQESESTPRQQLLEHFLRQLQRKDPHGFFSFPVTDAIAPGYSMIIKHPMDFSTMKDKIRNNDYNTVTEFKADFKLMCDNAMVYNRPETVYYKAAKKLLHTGFKMMSKERLVALKRSMSFMQEMDYNQQAAILGDEDLTADIPAPEIIPTPVESAKKSKKQPAKDSEVISYLFEPEGNACSLTDSTAEEHVLALVEHSADEARDRINRYMPNSKMGYLRKEQDSSLLYTVVNQLDPEAEEEETHKVDLSSLSNKLLPGLTTLGFKDDRRHKVTFLSSAYNTQTLQKNSVFPDLLPDEVDTLYTAYGDDTGVQCALSIQEFVKGCGNVTKDWVDRLLDKMTADDHTKAVSQIREKRNITLKPDETKSNICDMQMTDGTGLGESGSVLDFMSMKNYPDMSLDISMLNSLDKTVKKEPGNEEGQQHFDEADKLLQEFQEAQVDRVGSRPSSNLSSLSNASERDQHHLGSPSHLGVGDQSEMVHDPYEFLQSPEPESAANS; via the exons aCTATGAGGACAAGGCTAGTGAGAAACCCCTGAAGCTTGTGCTGAAAGTTGGAGGCAGTGAGGTGACAGAGCTCTCTGGTTCGGGCCATGACTCCAGTTACTACGATGACAGATCAGACCATGAGCGAGAACGccacaaagagaaaaagaagaagaagaagaaaaagtctgaaaaggaTAAAGACAAATATGTGGATGATGACGAGAGAAGACGGCGGAAG gaggaaaagaggaagaagagagagcgagaacaGAATGAATCAGAGGCAGGAGCTTCTACTGCTGCCAACACTGGTGTGCCTGTTGAACCTTTCACGTTGCCAAAAAATATAAGTATCGGATTAGAG CcggaagagaagaaaaagaagaaagagcgAGAAAAAGATCGAGAAAG GGATCGAGAAAGAGATCGAGAAAGAGAGCGTgaaagagagcgagaaagagagcgagaaagagagcgagagttTGAGCTAGAGCCTGAAGAGGATGAGTTTCACCCCGATGACAAGTCGGATCCAGATCAGCAAGGAGACAGGCCGGTCCGAGCATGCAGGACACAACAAG AGAGTGAATCCACTCCTCGTCAACAACTGCTGGAGCACTTTCTTAGGCAGTTGCAGag GAAAGACCCCCATGGATTCTTCTCATTTCCAGTAACGGATGCAATTGCTCCTGGTTACTCAATGATCATCAAACATCCTATGGACTTCAGCACCATGAAAGACAAGATTAGAAACAATGACTACAACACGGTTACAGAATTTAAG GCGGATTTTAAACTGATGTGTGACAATGCCATGGTGTACAACCGACCGGAGACTGTCTATTACAAGGCTGCCAAGAAACTGCTCCATACAGGATTCAAGATGATGAGCAAG GAACGGCTGGTGGCTCTGAAACGCAGCATGTCTTTCATGCAGGAAATGGACTATAACCAGCAGGCAGCTATTCTGGGAGATGAAGACCTTACAGCGGATATACCTGCTCCAGAGATAATCCCCACCCCAGTGGAATCAGCTAAGAAATCCAAGAAACAACCAGCCAAAGACAGTGAAGTCATCAG TTACCTGTTTGAACCAGAGGGGAACGCGTGCAGCTTGACTGACAGTACAGCAGAGGAGCATGTCCTGGCACTCGTTGAGCATTCTGCAGATGAAGCTCGAGATCGGATCAACAGATACATGCCCAACTCCAAG ATGGGCTATTTGCGTAAAGAGCAAGACAGTTCTCTTCTATACACTGTTGTAAATCAGCTTGATCCTGAAGCAGAAG AAGAGGAGACTCATAAAGTGGACCTTAGTTCTCTGTCAAATAAGCTTCTGCCTGGCTTAACAACCTTGGGTTTCAAAGATGACAGGAGACACAAAG TGACGTTCCTGAGCAGTGCCTACAACACTCAGACCCTTCAGAAGAACTCCGTCTTTCCAGACCTGCTACCTGATGAGGTGGACACGCTCTATACAGCCTATGGAGATGACACAGGGGTACAATGTGCTCTCAG CATACAGGAGTTTGTCAAGGGTTGCGGAAATGTCACGAAGGATTGGGTCGACAGGCTTCTGGACAAGATGACCGCAGACGATCACACTAAAGCTGTCAGTCAAATCCGAGAG AAAAGAAACATCACGCTAAAACCTGATGAAACCAAATCCAACATCTGTGACATGCAG ATGACAGACGGCACTGGCTTGGGAGAGAGTGGCTCAGTCCTGGACTTCATGTCAATGAAGAACTATCCTGATATGTCTCTGGATATATCCATGCTGAACTCATTAG ataaaacagtgaaaaagGAGCCGGGCAATGAGGAGGGCCAGCAGCACTTTGACGAAGCAGACAAACTCCTGCAGGAGTTCCAGGAGGCTCAGGTGGACAGAGTCGGCTCCAGACCCTCGTCCAACTTGTCCTCCCTCTCTAATGCCTCAGAGAGGGACCAGCACCACTTAG GGAGCCCGTCACACCTGGGCGTCGGGGACCAGTCTGAAATGGTTCATGATCCCTACGAGTTTCTGCAATCTCCAGAGCCAGAGAGCGCAGCCAACAGCTGA
- the brd9 gene encoding bromodomain-containing protein 9 isoform X1, which yields MGKKHKKHKPEWRTVDDYEDKASEKPLKLVLKVGGSEVTELSGSGHDSSYYDDRSDHERERHKEKKKKKKKKSEKDKDKYVDDDERRRRKEEKRKKREREQNESEAGASTAANTGVPVEPFTLPKNISIGLEPEEKKKKKEREKDRERDRERERERERERDRERDREREREREREREREREREFELEPEEDEFHPDDKSDPDQQGDRPVRACRTQQESESTPRQQLLEHFLRQLQRKDPHGFFSFPVTDAIAPGYSMIIKHPMDFSTMKDKIRNNDYNTVTEFKADFKLMCDNAMVYNRPETVYYKAAKKLLHTGFKMMSKERLVALKRSMSFMQEMDYNQQAAILGDEDLTADIPAPEIIPTPVESAKKSKKQPAKDSEVISYLFEPEGNACSLTDSTAEEHVLALVEHSADEARDRINRYMPNSKMGYLRKEQDSSLLYTVVNQLDPEAEEEETHKVDLSSLSNKLLPGLTTLGFKDDRRHKVTFLSSAYNTQTLQKNSVFPDLLPDEVDTLYTAYGDDTGVQCALSIQEFVKGCGNVTKDWVDRLLDKMTADDHTKAVSQIREKRNITLKPDETKSNICDMQMTDGTGLGESGSVLDFMSMKNYPDMSLDISMLNSLDKTVKKEPGNEEGQQHFDEADKLLQEFQEAQVDRVGSRPSSNLSSLSNASERDQHHLGSPSHLGVGDQSEMVHDPYEFLQSPEPESAANS from the exons aCTATGAGGACAAGGCTAGTGAGAAACCCCTGAAGCTTGTGCTGAAAGTTGGAGGCAGTGAGGTGACAGAGCTCTCTGGTTCGGGCCATGACTCCAGTTACTACGATGACAGATCAGACCATGAGCGAGAACGccacaaagagaaaaagaagaagaagaagaaaaagtctgaaaaggaTAAAGACAAATATGTGGATGATGACGAGAGAAGACGGCGGAAG gaggaaaagaggaagaagagagagcgagaacaGAATGAATCAGAGGCAGGAGCTTCTACTGCTGCCAACACTGGTGTGCCTGTTGAACCTTTCACGTTGCCAAAAAATATAAGTATCGGATTAGAG CcggaagagaagaaaaagaagaaagagcgAGAAAAAGATCGAGAAAGAGAtcgagaaagagagcgagaaagagagcgagaaagGGATCGAGAAAGAGATCGAGAAAGAGAGCGTgaaagagagcgagaaagagagcgagaaagagagcgagagttTGAGCTAGAGCCTGAAGAGGATGAGTTTCACCCCGATGACAAGTCGGATCCAGATCAGCAAGGAGACAGGCCGGTCCGAGCATGCAGGACACAACAAG AGAGTGAATCCACTCCTCGTCAACAACTGCTGGAGCACTTTCTTAGGCAGTTGCAGag GAAAGACCCCCATGGATTCTTCTCATTTCCAGTAACGGATGCAATTGCTCCTGGTTACTCAATGATCATCAAACATCCTATGGACTTCAGCACCATGAAAGACAAGATTAGAAACAATGACTACAACACGGTTACAGAATTTAAG GCGGATTTTAAACTGATGTGTGACAATGCCATGGTGTACAACCGACCGGAGACTGTCTATTACAAGGCTGCCAAGAAACTGCTCCATACAGGATTCAAGATGATGAGCAAG GAACGGCTGGTGGCTCTGAAACGCAGCATGTCTTTCATGCAGGAAATGGACTATAACCAGCAGGCAGCTATTCTGGGAGATGAAGACCTTACAGCGGATATACCTGCTCCAGAGATAATCCCCACCCCAGTGGAATCAGCTAAGAAATCCAAGAAACAACCAGCCAAAGACAGTGAAGTCATCAG TTACCTGTTTGAACCAGAGGGGAACGCGTGCAGCTTGACTGACAGTACAGCAGAGGAGCATGTCCTGGCACTCGTTGAGCATTCTGCAGATGAAGCTCGAGATCGGATCAACAGATACATGCCCAACTCCAAG ATGGGCTATTTGCGTAAAGAGCAAGACAGTTCTCTTCTATACACTGTTGTAAATCAGCTTGATCCTGAAGCAGAAG AAGAGGAGACTCATAAAGTGGACCTTAGTTCTCTGTCAAATAAGCTTCTGCCTGGCTTAACAACCTTGGGTTTCAAAGATGACAGGAGACACAAAG TGACGTTCCTGAGCAGTGCCTACAACACTCAGACCCTTCAGAAGAACTCCGTCTTTCCAGACCTGCTACCTGATGAGGTGGACACGCTCTATACAGCCTATGGAGATGACACAGGGGTACAATGTGCTCTCAG CATACAGGAGTTTGTCAAGGGTTGCGGAAATGTCACGAAGGATTGGGTCGACAGGCTTCTGGACAAGATGACCGCAGACGATCACACTAAAGCTGTCAGTCAAATCCGAGAG AAAAGAAACATCACGCTAAAACCTGATGAAACCAAATCCAACATCTGTGACATGCAG ATGACAGACGGCACTGGCTTGGGAGAGAGTGGCTCAGTCCTGGACTTCATGTCAATGAAGAACTATCCTGATATGTCTCTGGATATATCCATGCTGAACTCATTAG ataaaacagtgaaaaagGAGCCGGGCAATGAGGAGGGCCAGCAGCACTTTGACGAAGCAGACAAACTCCTGCAGGAGTTCCAGGAGGCTCAGGTGGACAGAGTCGGCTCCAGACCCTCGTCCAACTTGTCCTCCCTCTCTAATGCCTCAGAGAGGGACCAGCACCACTTAG GGAGCCCGTCACACCTGGGCGTCGGGGACCAGTCTGAAATGGTTCATGATCCCTACGAGTTTCTGCAATCTCCAGAGCCAGAGAGCGCAGCCAACAGCTGA